The genomic DNA GAGATGGTGAGAATAAAATTACTGCTGCCCCACTTCTTCTTCCCTCCCCGCCTGGGACCGCGTTTGGGGGAACGCTGCATGTTTACTCCCAGGATGACACAGATGGTGTGTGCATTATACAATATGACAACTGCATTAAACATGAATGCAGCTCTACTGACCACACATGACTGTGGTTTATGTAAGGTCTAAAGCACTGGAGATGCTCTTATTCCAGATGCTGGAACAGAATGTGTGTAGGATGCTCGGTGTGAAGGATCTTTTGTAAATGATCAACCAATGCCAGCACATCACCATTGTACATCTCCTTTACCGGCAAACATCAACTGAATGTTTTACCAGATTGTGTTTAGACTGATAATATTTTTGAAGCTTTAGACTAAAGCTTCTTTTCAGGGCATTATTCAACGTCTTCAATATGTTCTGACTCCTACTGATGCTATTATGAACCATCCATTCCATTATAAAATGATGTGAGTGGACCTGCAGGTGTAATTGCTCCTCTCCTCTATTAATCCTTTTGATTTCTGTATAAATGTACTTGTTTTAACCTATGGGACCTTTGGGCTATTTTTGCTTTACATACAGCAATGAAAAGAAATCCTTAAGTTTTAAAAGCCACCTCAACATTTCATTAAGGATTAATTCAAAGGTGAAGCTTTAGATGTTATATTTCTGTCCTCCCTCACATGTTCGGTTATTGAAGCTGCCTATCCAATGTTCAGCTAGTGGAAAGATGCAAAAAGGCAAACATAGGCTGATGAAATCCACAGATTCAAAGGTataatttgtaagatatggccagaattcaaaggcAGCTCCAGTTCATGTAGAGCCAGATTATTGTCAGATCTCACTTTGTGAACTGatcatttattttgaccaaactGGAGGTGATTGTGGAGAGGCAAAGAATATATTTTGTGTTGAGTTTttataaagtgtgttttacgATGGTATGAAGCGTCAATTCAGCTCATCTTCATCTCTGTAAAAGAGAGGAACTTAAATTCACAGTTtgcagttgtatttttctgtttagcgAGGGAAATGGGTGTAACAATACCCCGtgttagtttattttattgacTTTATAGACTAAGTAGCAAACTTGCTGTTTTTACATGTCAAAGCTAGAGGTATGAGGACTACCAGGCTCACTGCCTCTTGAGTGAAAGAATGGTATTATGAGGCAGGTcggctggttagcatgctaacttagaaatctctgcaacacagtacatagacatgtttacagttacaacatgtaagaaatggccatgtgtcaaattcatattcaaaacaattaaagggcagcatatcactagagtaacctttaactgctgctaactgtaactgctgttagctagttagctcagtaagCCACGCAGTTGGCAGTTTGGACTGGGAGCTTGAAGCCCCGAGGGAGTGTTGCTGTTAACACTGCTAGTTTTGGACCTCTGGACTGGCACGGGCTGGGGCTTGCTGGTTAGCATTCTAACTTTGATGAATATCTCTCCAGCAGAATACATAGACATCATAACATCTTAACAATTATTTGTTCACATTCTGATGATAGTGGTAGTTAATTCTTTGGATGTGTTCAACTAAAATTCGTACACATTGCACATTTTAAGATAAGagataagatgttcctttattgatcccccttGGGAGAAATTTGCAGGTAACACATCAGTACAGAGGGAAGTAAGCACAAGAGTAAGTCTCAAAAAACAGAGACAATAATAAGTAGATATtggaaagaataaaataacaatttgaataaaCATATCATAAAAACTCttagaataaagataaacatacTATATACAGTAGCTGTCCTTGTGTGTACATAATGTGTGCAAAATATAATTAATGTGCCTGTGCAAAGGTGCAATGTGCAGGGTTCCTCAGATagtaaataacaacagaacaaaaaacagtcaatcttAAAGTGACAGTGGAGTGTATGGTTGAGTTCTTTTACCAGTGGAGAAAGGAGGTGTTGGGAGCTGTGGTGGTATGAaagagacatttatttttttatgttattatgaGCAATGACTCATGcagagaaaatataaatatagctCCTGTTTATTCAATTCAGTAGCTTAATCTTAAATGTGctaatgaaagaaaaactgaagaGAGGAATCATTTTACTTCTCATTCTTATATTTTCATCTATTATGATAATTCCACATGGCCACTAGTTGGTAGCCTTGCCCCTTTTATTGTATTCAGAGGCAGAGGTTTGTGATTACTACACATCAGCCCCATCTGTAAAGTTAATCTTATATTTTCATTGGAGCAGACTGGATGAGAGTAAAAATCCATAGGGTGTAAATTACCATCTGACATACAATGCTTTCTTCAGCCAAATGAGGCAATTCCTCTTGCATTAGCCATCgggtgatttattttctcaaCGTGCATTCTGTGTTGAACAATTTGCAAATTATTATATCAAATCCGTTCATAAGAAAGATAACCTTTACGGAGTTGTAATGTGTAAATATAGGAAGACACACCACTCCCGTGTGTTGTGTGTGGAGGgtaagagggaggagaggggggcaGGTACCAGACTCTCAGCCCCTCCTCCGCAGAGCCACGGTGCGCCTCTGTTCCAATGGAAACAGGTGGGGTCCCCGGACTCCTCCAATCACACCCTCCCTCCGTGCGGGAGGGGGAGAGTCCAGGGCAGGAGGCAGGACCCAACCAACTTCCACACTCACCACGGGAAAAGTCGGGAAACACATCTGGCACCGCATGTCGCTGTTCCTGGTGGCCTACgtgtgtttttaaagctgtTAAAGCTGTTaccgtgatttttttttccctcaccgGAACGTCGGTGGAGTAGTTGCCGCCACTTGGCCGCTGTTGAGGGCGGTGTAGGAGCACTGCAATGCCGGGACGCTTCGCTGTGATGGAGAACATGTACTAAACCGGATTTGGGATTGTTTCTTCTTGGATTACTGTGCCTGTTCAACTGACCTGTTTCGTTTCCCGTTGATATTCTTCTCTGGCAGTGCGGAGTAGTAGTCACACACTGAAAATGCCTGGAAAAACCAAATACAACCTCGTTGATGATGGGCATGATTTGAGGATCCCGTTGCACAACGAGGAAGCGTTCCAGCATGGGATCAACTTCGAGGCAAAGGTAAATTCAAGCAGCTGTAAAGTGGAGATTGCTAAATTAGCCGGTAATGTCTTATTCTCACGGTATTTAGGTTTTGTTTTAGAGTGTTGTCTTCATTTGCCAACGTGTCTAAAAACCCAAACGTGTAGTAACTTTGCCTTTCTATGTCAATGTTGAAAAAGAACTAATATTTGTCAACGTAACTTAAATAACGTTGGCCGACATGCTTGAGACCGGTTTGGCTAGCTTGTAACGTTAAAGCAAGTTGTTGGCTAAGTCGTTAGAGACTGAAGTTGCACAGAGTTCATTATTACCTCCAAAGGACACCTGGAACTGTTTCAGTAAAGAACAATCGTGTGAATACTGTCTATTGTTTCATTAATGTGTTGTACCTGTCATATTGTACCCCCCGGACAACAGTACATCGGCAGTCTGGATGTCGCGCGGCCGAGCAGCCGAGTGGAGATTGTGGCTGCGATGAGGAGAATACGGGTGAGTGGAAGCTGAACGAAACTCCGTTCCAAATCTGGCAAATTTTCACATTCTTGCTCATCAGCTAATGCGCATGTCTGGAAGAATAAGACACAAGATGTTTTCGGATTACCTATGCCCCACTACTTAAATCGGCATATATATGCCTGCCTAAACAGTAATTTATATCAGGAAAGAGACAACTTTTTGGATTTGGTTTCCTGTCCACCTTTGATGTAAGACTGTGGGTATATGATTGGAATAAGTCATGTGAAATGTAACATGACTGACGTGcttgcagttttgttttcatttctgatgCTGAACTGGAGAGACCATTTGCTTATTAGCCCCTGAAAATTaccctgtatatatatatatatatatgtgtgtgtgtatatatatatatatatatatatatatatatatatatatatatatatatatatatatatatatatatatatatatattatgctAAATGCACAGATTGATGATTTGAATAATTTCTGGGTTGAGGCCCCAGATAGCTGTGTGACAAGTCACCAAATGATGCATAAAGTGGTGTGGAACAGATGATCGGACGCATTAACTACAGTGTTAATCATTTACTCATACACACTGAATTGAAATGGATATCAGTTTGGAAAGCACCTCAAAGTTTAAACATGCAGACTGTATTGTACCGGACATTTCTTGCCAGGCGGAAGGTTTGGTCTCCGATGTGCTCCATCACTGATTTGAAGTCTTCTTTGAAGCAATGCATTGGAGTGTGATCCCCCTGCCTCCCCCCTTCCCTCTTTCCGCTGTGTAAACCGAAGATTTACAGCTTTTTCAGCTCCAGAAAGTAGACTTAATCTTAATCAGTGTGTCTGCCAGCTTGGAAGCAGTTGGTTTAGCAACATAATGTAGGTTGTGCCAGTGGTGTAGAGTGGTATTTCAGGATTATGGTGATGAACTGGTAGGTGTGCTGGGATTAACTGATGATTCTTtccaaaccacacacgcacaagctcacacacacagttatacaGGCAGCAACAGGTACATTGTATTTTAACATCTGATGAATTTAAAGGAATATGAGGGCAGAATGTATGAATAAACGTTTTTTTGATGGAATGCACCATTAGTTGACTTCTCTGGACATTTGTCTTGTATATACGTTAGCAGCACCATTGGCAGTCTGAATTGCAGACATTATCTGCATATTTTAATGTGATGAAGCTCAATCCAGCAGGGCACAGGACACTCTTATTCAATATCCAATCAGTTGAGCATAAGGTGCAGAATGTTCTTCTCATTGCTCTTTTCAGAGAAGTGACCCGCTCCTATAAAGTGGACCTCCCAGTGTGCTGCCAtggcagctgttgttgttggcagGAAAGCAGGCTGTGGTTTGGCTCCTTCAGTGTGAAAATGGTTTGACACTGGTTAGACAACACAATGGAGGGAAACCACAGGTATCTAACTTGGAAGGGAGGTCACTCTGGGAAGCATGGGACTCTGAACGCATTTGTTTTACTTGAGCAGAAAGTAAGCCAAAAGCAACCTTAACTGAATGATGAAAACCTTAACGAATTAGCAAACTTGTTAAGGATCTTTAACATTGATTGACCCAATTGACTTTAAGAATAGGAGCTGTTTTACATTAGATCATTGATTAGTAAATGCTTATATGATCTGCAATTTCTGAGTTGGATACCATGTTGTGATTTTACTCTGATTCAGAATGACACTCTGCATATGGATTCCCTTTGTTATTGAATGCTTattgagaaagaaaagaaaccaaaatatgttgaaagcagaaaaaacctttattatttatatgtCGTATTTTATGAGGTATTCTTTGTTAATCTTTAATTAAAAggttaaataaactaaaatagaaaaaaaaaacataattgggAAATCATATCATATTCATATAAATCATTCAGTTTCTACTTGAATTTTACAAAAAATGTCTAATTTGTGGCATTATGACAACAATCCGGCACATAAAAATCGCTCCATGCTTACACAATAATGTGGTCTTACCATGATACATGCAGTGTAGGCAGCTGTTGTTCTGATACCTTTTTTCCCTCAAAGTACCTTTTTTGTGAACTAAACTTTGCTTATTTGTCGGTACCAAGAACATAATTGTACCAGTGCTTTTCTACTAACCCTGTATGGATGCATAGGAATTTGACGatctgagaatgagactcaaaaatgtaatttctttggAATTGCTCTAAA from Sparus aurata chromosome 11, fSpaAur1.1, whole genome shotgun sequence includes the following:
- the LOC115591075 gene encoding carboxyl-terminal PDZ ligand of neuronal nitric oxide synthase protein-like produces the protein MPGKTKYNLVDDGHDLRIPLHNEEAFQHGINFEAKYIGSLDVARPSSRVEIVAAMRRIRGFQLKWPGWPANASGSMRRSWKLFLVRGTF